A region from the Pseudomonas promysalinigenes genome encodes:
- a CDS encoding TatD family hydrolase: protein MRLIDTHTHLDFPDFDADRSQLLANAAARGVQRMVVLGVYQANFQRVWDLACAEGGVYAALGLHPVYLDQHRPEHLQQLREWLTRLQGDPRLCAVGEFGLDYYLEGLDKQRQQALFEAQLQLACDFALPALLHVRRSHAQVIATLKRYKPSRGGVIHAFAGSYEEAREYIKLGFCLGLGGAATWPQALRLRKTVARLPLDSIVLETDSPDMAPAMFAGQRNSPEHLPEIAQALAELIGIAPEALAEASSRNAYELFSW, encoded by the coding sequence ATGCGCCTGATCGACACCCATACCCATCTCGACTTTCCCGACTTCGACGCCGACCGCTCGCAGCTGCTCGCCAATGCGGCAGCCCGAGGGGTACAGCGCATGGTGGTGCTGGGGGTGTATCAGGCCAATTTCCAGCGGGTGTGGGACCTGGCCTGCGCTGAGGGCGGCGTGTACGCGGCCTTGGGGCTGCACCCGGTGTATCTCGACCAGCACCGCCCGGAACACTTGCAGCAGCTGCGCGAGTGGCTGACGCGCCTGCAGGGCGATCCGCGGCTGTGCGCAGTGGGCGAGTTCGGCCTGGACTACTACCTTGAAGGGCTGGACAAACAGCGCCAGCAGGCGCTGTTCGAAGCGCAATTGCAATTGGCATGCGACTTCGCTTTGCCTGCATTGCTGCACGTGCGCCGCAGCCACGCCCAGGTGATCGCCACGCTCAAGCGCTACAAGCCGTCGCGAGGGGGAGTGATCCATGCCTTTGCCGGCAGTTACGAAGAGGCCCGTGAGTACATCAAACTCGGTTTCTGCCTGGGCCTGGGCGGCGCAGCGACCTGGCCCCAGGCGCTGCGCCTGCGCAAGACCGTGGCGCGCTTGCCGCTGGACAGCATCGTGCTGGAAACCGACTCGCCCGACATGGCCCCGGCCATGTTTGCCGGGCAACGCAACAGCCCCGAGCACCTGCCGGAAATTGCCCAGGCGCTGGCCGAACTGATCGGCATCGCGCCAGAGGCATTGGCCGAGGCCAGCAGCCGCAATGCTTACGAGCTGTTTAGCTGGTAA
- a CDS encoding methyl-accepting chemotaxis protein: MTPLLYPAVALMNRLSFGQKFSLISVLFFLPMLATSFYLVRDAYQQFHATRAELQGIAPLAASLGLRADLESLGNLVQINAVLGQSGQAGDLDTRITALQDKVQAQVRSLQDQATLAQGTLEELAKAFANAQAESSLQSKVALFDKLLTMAQMLGKQVASHSGLSQDSDASVRQLSELIGGATAQVTQALGEGRAMGAIALGRGFMDSSGSARFEDLLQRLDRLAGDYALRLDQALASDLGAKPALAQVAGSSQATVRQAASLFEAQVVVAETLDAPWQAFYQQVSDLMAQTYRLNDAVIGQLQEQLQQRLGEQRLRMVALGALLGGVFVLILYLYGGFYVSTRATLRQLGGAMDKVAAGDMTVSFKAQSRDELGELGQGFSETVQRIRALIDQVGRTVVAVEEQAGQVLAVSTRSNQAVSGQRQQIEQVATAMNQMSATAQEVARSATLAADGAQQVNLEGANGRSLVASQQASIGRLAEEIDQTVLAINRLADDSQAIGQVLEVIRGIAEQTNLLALNAAIEAARAGEQGRGFAVVADEVRTLARRTQDSTAQIAQMIARLREGVAQAVQAMGSSHQMTAGTVDEARQVQQALGNILAAVGGIVEQNQQIAAAVEQQTAVAHDIDRNIVAINRAAQDTTQGACQTEDASRVLSSQVVELKRLIGTFKV; this comes from the coding sequence GTGACGCCTTTGCTATATCCAGCCGTTGCGCTGATGAACAGGCTGAGCTTCGGCCAGAAGTTCAGCCTGATCAGCGTTTTGTTCTTCCTGCCCATGCTGGCCACCAGCTTTTACCTGGTGCGCGATGCCTATCAGCAGTTTCATGCAACCCGAGCAGAGTTGCAGGGCATTGCGCCCCTCGCGGCAAGCCTGGGCCTGCGCGCCGACCTGGAGTCGCTTGGCAACTTGGTGCAGATCAATGCAGTACTGGGCCAATCGGGCCAGGCAGGCGATCTAGATACACGTATCACGGCGTTGCAGGACAAGGTTCAGGCGCAGGTGCGCAGCCTGCAGGATCAAGCCACCTTGGCCCAGGGCACCCTTGAGGAACTGGCCAAAGCATTTGCCAATGCCCAGGCCGAGTCATCGCTGCAAAGCAAGGTCGCGCTGTTCGACAAACTGTTGACCATGGCCCAGATGCTCGGCAAGCAGGTGGCCAGCCACAGCGGCCTGAGCCAGGATAGCGACGCCTCGGTGCGCCAGTTGAGCGAGCTGATTGGCGGCGCCACCGCTCAAGTCACCCAAGCCCTGGGCGAAGGCCGGGCCATGGGCGCCATCGCGCTGGGCCGGGGGTTTATGGATTCCTCTGGCAGTGCGCGCTTCGAAGACCTGTTACAACGCCTCGATCGCCTTGCCGGCGACTATGCACTGCGGCTTGACCAGGCCCTTGCTTCGGACCTGGGCGCAAAGCCTGCGTTGGCGCAAGTGGCTGGCAGCAGCCAGGCGACGGTCAGGCAGGCCGCGTCTTTGTTCGAGGCACAGGTGGTGGTGGCCGAAACGCTCGACGCGCCATGGCAGGCCTTTTATCAACAGGTCAGCGACTTGATGGCCCAGACCTACCGGCTGAACGATGCGGTAATCGGCCAACTGCAGGAGCAGTTGCAGCAGCGCCTGGGCGAGCAACGCTTGCGCATGGTGGCGCTGGGGGCCCTGCTAGGCGGCGTCTTCGTGCTGATTCTGTACCTGTATGGCGGCTTCTATGTGTCCACCCGGGCCACGTTGCGCCAGCTTGGCGGGGCAATGGACAAGGTCGCAGCCGGCGATATGACCGTCAGCTTCAAAGCCCAGAGCCGCGATGAGTTGGGCGAGCTGGGCCAGGGCTTCAGCGAAACCGTGCAGCGAATTCGCGCGCTGATCGATCAGGTCGGGCGCACCGTGGTGGCCGTGGAAGAACAGGCCGGGCAGGTACTGGCGGTGTCAACGCGAAGCAATCAGGCGGTCAGTGGCCAGCGTCAGCAGATCGAGCAGGTGGCCACGGCGATGAACCAGATGAGCGCCACCGCTCAGGAAGTGGCACGCAGCGCCACACTGGCCGCTGACGGCGCTCAGCAGGTCAACCTTGAAGGTGCCAACGGTCGCTCCCTGGTGGCCAGCCAGCAAGCGAGCATCGGCCGCCTGGCTGAAGAGATCGATCAGACCGTGCTGGCCATCAACCGCCTGGCTGACGATAGCCAGGCCATCGGCCAGGTGCTGGAAGTGATCCGCGGCATCGCTGAGCAGACCAACCTGTTGGCATTGAATGCCGCCATCGAAGCGGCCCGTGCCGGCGAGCAGGGCCGTGGTTTTGCCGTGGTCGCCGACGAAGTGCGAACCTTGGCACGCCGTACCCAGGACTCCACGGCGCAGATCGCACAGATGATCGCGCGCCTGCGCGAGGGCGTAGCGCAGGCCGTGCAGGCGATGGGCAGCAGCCATCAGATGACGGCGGGCACCGTCGATGAAGCGCGGCAGGTGCAGCAGGCGCTGGGCAATATTCTGGCCGCCGTCGGCGGTATCGTTGAGCAAAACCAGCAAATCGCTGCTGCTGTAGAGCAGCAGACAGCGGTGGCCCACGACATTGACCGCAACATCGTCGCGATCAACCGCGCAGCCCAGGACACCACGCAGGGCGCCTGCCAGACCGAAGATGCCAGCCGTGTGCTGTCGAGCCAAGTTGTAGAGCTCAAGCGCCTTATCGGTACTTTCAAAGTCTGA
- the ampE gene encoding regulatory signaling modulator protein AmpE — MSFLVLIVVLWVEKFSALRHRLQRDGVFLGELMRLERSGKVHPWWTLAALLAPVAVLVLLLHVLEPVAYGLLALPVHLLVLIYSLGRGDAKGALGPFRDAWRRGDDQAALHVAERDLGLAADEPHSLLVRVQGYLLWQAYQSFFAVIFWYFVLGPGAALAYRLLALTAEHSRQPGLSARAQGLRHALDWLPVRALALSFALVGNFVAVMRVMLHELLNWHISAAHLVAKVGCVADDSAPTEDAQRGLSRLDSVWDLLLRCAVLWYSMFALWTVLM, encoded by the coding sequence ATGAGTTTTCTGGTGCTGATAGTGGTGCTGTGGGTAGAGAAGTTTTCTGCGCTGCGCCATCGGCTACAACGAGACGGTGTCTTTCTGGGCGAGCTGATGCGCCTTGAGCGCAGCGGCAAAGTGCACCCCTGGTGGACGCTGGCGGCCCTGCTGGCCCCGGTGGCCGTGCTGGTGCTGTTGCTGCATGTGCTTGAGCCGGTGGCCTATGGCCTGCTGGCTTTGCCGGTGCACTTGCTGGTGCTGATCTACAGCTTGGGGCGCGGTGATGCCAAGGGCGCTCTTGGGCCGTTTCGTGACGCCTGGCGCCGTGGCGATGACCAGGCTGCGCTGCATGTGGCCGAACGCGACCTGGGCTTGGCGGCCGACGAGCCGCACAGTTTGCTGGTGCGGGTACAGGGCTATCTGTTGTGGCAGGCCTACCAAAGCTTCTTTGCGGTAATCTTCTGGTATTTCGTGCTCGGCCCAGGTGCGGCGCTGGCCTACCGGCTGCTCGCCCTGACCGCCGAGCACAGCCGCCAGCCTGGCCTCAGTGCACGGGCGCAAGGGCTGCGCCATGCCTTGGACTGGCTGCCTGTGCGGGCGCTTGCCTTGAGTTTTGCACTGGTCGGCAATTTCGTCGCAGTGATGCGGGTGATGCTGCACGAGTTGCTCAACTGGCATATCAGCGCTGCGCACCTGGTGGCCAAGGTTGGGTGTGTAGCCGATGACAGCGCGCCCACCGAGGATGCCCAGCGGGGCTTGAGTCGGCTCGATAGCGTGTGGGACCTCCTGCTGCGATGCGCTGTGCTGTGGTACTCAATGTTTGCGTTGTGGACAGTGCTGATGTAG
- the ampD gene encoding 1,6-anhydro-N-acetylmuramyl-L-alanine amidase AmpD: protein MQLDRATGWFHGSGITHCPSPNFNARPEGEAISLLVIHNISLPPACFGSGKVQQFFQNRLDPNEHPYFTSISHLTVSAHLFVERDGAVTQFVSLLDRAWHAGVSCFNGREGCNDFSIGIELEGTDDLPYTDSQYAVLEQLTRQIQAAWPVIDFERIQGHSDIAPVRKTDPGPAFDWARYRKALSGNEDCA from the coding sequence ATGCAATTGGACCGTGCCACTGGCTGGTTTCACGGAAGCGGAATCACCCACTGCCCCTCGCCGAACTTCAATGCTCGCCCCGAAGGCGAAGCGATCTCCCTGCTGGTGATTCACAATATCAGCCTGCCGCCAGCCTGCTTTGGTAGCGGCAAGGTGCAGCAGTTTTTCCAGAATCGGCTGGACCCCAACGAACATCCGTATTTCACCAGCATCAGTCACCTGACGGTCTCGGCCCACCTGTTCGTCGAGCGCGACGGCGCGGTGACCCAGTTCGTGTCGCTGCTCGACCGGGCCTGGCATGCTGGGGTGTCGTGTTTTAACGGGCGTGAAGGCTGCAACGACTTTTCCATCGGCATCGAGTTGGAAGGCACTGATGATCTGCCGTATACCGATAGCCAATATGCCGTGCTCGAGCAACTGACGCGGCAGATCCAGGCGGCCTGGCCTGTGATCGACTTCGAGCGTATTCAGGGCCACAGCGACATCGCCCCTGTGCGCAAGACCGACCCTGGCCCAGCGTTCGACTGGGCGCGTTACCGCAAGGCCCTGAGTGGCAACGAGGACTGCGCATGA
- a CDS encoding DUF1631 domain-containing protein: protein MQKQGKVVPLAAAIDKGANTPLPCLPVLLLQVRDKAAMQLREGLQALFDNADDMLFEMADRAVDRVNQNLYFEAMRDLRLKRKSIERGFLDIFYDAFSRIGQPDPLGRHEQGNKLQKERTVAVDGMVARVLSRDGHALEQLGARLQCLVARHLDQQQNPLGPAALCAYFLDAGRNLGVGLRVKLIVLKLFERYVLRDIDSVYAEANHLLAAAGVMPELQPAPRRRADDRRLSARHVSTRLPEHTLGPADAGHAFMDDLQALLAPCRGRFAPRLQATAASQPISTADLLRLLSHLQHYVPASVDDDDFDLGQQLEQLLLRVSVRSGTRRRIPCADEDMINLVGLLFEYIAADPNLPSSLRAVIVRLHIPLLKVALLDKSLFSRTSHPARRLLNELAAAAMGCEGRNECLRDSLHLRIERTVQRLLGDFTDDMAIFVDLLQDFLTFSQGERRRNDLLEQRTRDAEEGRARALQARLQVQQELNQRLRGRTLPEAVVNMLVQGWSQVLLLAWLKQGEPSQAWRQALATMDTLLASIVPGQQPQSLLEQVPGLLKALREGLASVALDAAATRDFFQQLEQLHLRACQGAASLTGGDDLAQVLVAEDIVLAIAEEAACAPLQHDEPVEQMRTVQRLRVGNWVEALDDDEPLRCKLVARVDGSDRLVFVNRTGMKVREWSQAGLAQALHRGAVRLLDDGPLFERALDAVLDGLRQQQAR, encoded by the coding sequence ATGCAGAAACAAGGCAAGGTGGTGCCCCTCGCGGCTGCCATCGACAAAGGCGCAAACACGCCTTTGCCTTGCCTTCCGGTTTTGCTTCTGCAAGTGCGTGACAAGGCCGCGATGCAGTTGCGCGAGGGCCTACAGGCGTTGTTCGACAATGCTGACGACATGCTCTTCGAAATGGCCGACCGCGCGGTCGATCGCGTCAACCAGAACCTCTATTTCGAGGCTATGCGCGACCTGCGCCTGAAGCGCAAAAGCATCGAACGCGGCTTTCTCGATATCTTCTACGATGCTTTCTCCCGCATTGGCCAGCCCGATCCCTTGGGCCGGCATGAGCAGGGCAATAAGCTCCAAAAAGAACGTACCGTAGCCGTCGACGGCATGGTTGCACGGGTGCTGTCACGCGATGGCCATGCCCTCGAGCAATTAGGGGCACGCTTGCAGTGCCTGGTGGCGCGGCACTTGGACCAACAGCAGAATCCACTTGGGCCGGCAGCGCTTTGTGCCTACTTCCTCGACGCCGGGCGCAACCTGGGGGTGGGCCTGCGGGTCAAGTTGATCGTGCTCAAACTGTTCGAGCGCTATGTGCTGCGTGATATCGACAGCGTCTATGCAGAGGCTAACCACCTACTGGCCGCTGCTGGCGTGATGCCAGAACTGCAACCGGCACCGCGACGGCGCGCCGACGACCGGCGCTTGAGTGCGCGGCACGTGTCGACCCGCCTGCCGGAGCACACCCTGGGGCCAGCGGATGCCGGGCATGCCTTCATGGATGACTTGCAAGCCCTACTGGCGCCATGCCGCGGCCGCTTTGCCCCACGTTTGCAAGCCACTGCCGCCAGCCAGCCAATCAGCACCGCCGACTTGCTGCGCTTGCTTTCACATCTGCAACACTATGTGCCAGCTTCAGTTGACGATGATGACTTCGACCTAGGGCAGCAGCTCGAACAACTGCTGCTCAGGGTCAGTGTACGCAGTGGCACCCGGCGCCGAATCCCCTGCGCCGACGAAGACATGATCAACTTGGTCGGGCTGCTGTTCGAGTACATCGCAGCCGACCCCAACCTGCCTTCGAGCCTTCGCGCAGTCATCGTCCGCCTGCATATTCCGTTGCTGAAGGTGGCACTGTTAGACAAAAGCCTGTTCAGCCGTACCAGCCACCCGGCGCGGCGCCTGCTCAACGAGTTAGCCGCAGCTGCGATGGGCTGCGAAGGCAGGAACGAATGCCTGCGCGACAGCCTGCATTTGCGCATCGAGCGGACTGTCCAGCGTCTGCTCGGTGACTTCACTGACGATATGGCGATTTTCGTCGACCTTCTTCAAGATTTTCTGACGTTCAGCCAGGGCGAGCGTCGTCGTAACGACCTGCTCGAGCAGCGCACGCGCGATGCCGAAGAAGGCCGTGCCCGCGCCTTGCAGGCCCGCCTGCAGGTTCAGCAAGAACTCAACCAGCGTCTGCGAGGCCGCACCCTGCCTGAGGCGGTGGTCAACATGCTGGTTCAGGGCTGGAGCCAGGTGCTGTTGCTGGCATGGCTCAAACAGGGCGAGCCCTCCCAGGCTTGGCGGCAGGCACTGGCGACCATGGACACTCTGCTTGCCAGCATCGTCCCGGGGCAGCAACCGCAATCGTTGCTGGAACAGGTCCCCGGCCTGCTCAAGGCCCTGCGCGAAGGCTTAGCCAGTGTGGCACTGGATGCGGCAGCCACGCGCGATTTCTTCCAGCAGCTTGAGCAACTGCATTTACGCGCGTGCCAGGGCGCGGCGTCGCTTACTGGCGGCGATGACCTGGCACAGGTGCTGGTGGCAGAGGACATCGTGCTGGCCATCGCCGAAGAGGCCGCATGTGCGCCGTTGCAACATGACGAGCCAGTGGAGCAAATGCGCACGGTCCAGCGCTTGCGGGTCGGTAACTGGGTGGAGGCGCTCGACGACGACGAGCCACTGCGCTGCAAACTGGTCGCGCGTGTCGACGGCAGCGACCGTCTGGTGTTCGTCAACCGCACCGGCATGAAAGTGCGCGAGTGGAGCCAGGCGGGCCTGGCTCAAGCCCTGCACCGGGGTGCAGTGCGCCTGCTGGATGATGGCCCACTGTTCGAGCGAGCACTGGATGCCGTGCTCGACGGGCTGCGCCAGCAACAGGCGCGCTGA
- the nadC gene encoding carboxylating nicotinate-nucleotide diphosphorylase: protein MPNLRLADLTAEIEANVRRALLEDIGSGDITAQLIPAERLAKATIITREDCVVAGTAWVDAVFRQLDPRVAVHWQVVDGQRATANQPLFHLEGPARSLLSGERSALNFLQLLSGVATRARFLADLVEGTQVHLLDTRKTLPGLRLAQKYAVTCGGCHNHRIGLYDAFLIKENHIAASGGVAEAVAAAHRIAPGKPVEIEVESLDELRQALSAGADIIMLDELTLDEMREAVAITAGKAKLEASGGVNESTLRAIAETGVDFISIGAMTKDVKAVDLSMRLSL from the coding sequence ATGCCGAACCTACGCCTTGCCGACCTGACTGCCGAGATCGAAGCCAATGTGCGCCGCGCGCTGCTGGAGGACATCGGCAGTGGCGACATCACTGCGCAGTTGATCCCGGCTGAGCGCCTGGCCAAGGCCACCATCATCACCCGCGAAGACTGCGTGGTTGCCGGTACCGCCTGGGTAGATGCGGTTTTCCGCCAGCTCGACCCGCGCGTGGCGGTGCACTGGCAGGTGGTCGATGGCCAACGTGCCACGGCCAACCAACCGTTGTTTCACCTTGAAGGTCCGGCACGTTCGCTGCTCAGCGGCGAACGCAGTGCCCTGAACTTCCTGCAACTGCTGTCGGGTGTCGCTACCCGTGCGCGGTTCCTGGCGGACCTGGTCGAGGGCACCCAGGTGCACCTGCTCGACACCCGCAAGACCCTGCCGGGCCTGCGCCTTGCGCAAAAGTACGCAGTCACCTGCGGTGGCTGTCACAACCACCGCATCGGCTTGTACGACGCGTTCCTGATCAAGGAAAACCACATCGCCGCCAGCGGCGGAGTGGCCGAGGCCGTGGCAGCGGCGCACCGCATTGCCCCCGGCAAGCCGGTGGAAATCGAAGTGGAAAGCCTGGATGAGTTGCGCCAGGCGTTGAGCGCTGGCGCGGACATCATCATGCTCGACGAGCTGACCCTTGACGAGATGCGCGAGGCGGTGGCCATCACCGCTGGCAAGGCCAAGCTCGAAGCCAGCGGCGGCGTCAACGAAAGTACCTTGCGAGCGATTGCCGAGACCGGCGTCGACTTCATTTCCATTGGCGCAATGACCAAGGATGTGAAGGCTGTGGATCTGTCGATGCGGCTGAGCCTGTGA
- the trxB gene encoding thioredoxin-disulfide reductase has protein sequence MSEVRHSRVIILGSGPAGYSAAVYAARANLKPLLITGMQAGGQLTTTTEVDNWPGDPHGLTGPALMQRMQEHAERFETEIVFDHINAVDLANKPFTLQGDSGKYTCDALIVATGASARYLGLPSEETFMGKGVSACATCDGFFYRNKPVAVVGGGNTAVEEALYLANIASKVTLVHRRETFRAEKILVDKLNARVAEGKIELKLNATLDEVLGDNMGVTGARLKNNDGSSDEIKVDGVFIAIGHTPNTSLFEGQLTLKDGYLVVNGGREGNATATNVEGVFAAGDVADHVYRQAITSAGAGCMAALDVERYLDGLANASF, from the coding sequence ATGTCTGAAGTACGTCATTCACGCGTCATCATCCTTGGTTCCGGCCCTGCCGGTTACAGCGCCGCGGTTTACGCCGCCCGCGCCAACCTCAAGCCACTGCTGATCACCGGCATGCAGGCAGGTGGCCAGCTGACCACCACCACCGAAGTCGACAACTGGCCGGGCGACCCCCACGGCCTGACCGGGCCGGCGCTGATGCAGCGTATGCAGGAACACGCCGAGCGCTTCGAGACCGAGATCGTCTTCGATCACATCAACGCCGTCGACCTGGCCAACAAACCCTTCACCCTGCAGGGCGACAGCGGCAAGTACACCTGCGATGCGCTGATCGTCGCCACCGGCGCCAGCGCCCGTTACCTGGGCCTGCCGTCGGAAGAAACGTTCATGGGCAAGGGCGTATCGGCCTGTGCCACCTGCGACGGCTTCTTCTACCGCAATAAGCCGGTGGCTGTGGTCGGCGGCGGTAACACCGCCGTAGAAGAGGCACTGTACCTGGCCAACATCGCCAGCAAAGTGACCCTGGTGCACCGCCGCGAAACCTTCCGCGCAGAGAAAATCCTGGTCGACAAGCTCAACGCGCGAGTTGCCGAAGGCAAGATCGAGCTCAAGCTCAATGCCACTTTGGATGAAGTGCTGGGCGACAACATGGGCGTGACAGGTGCGCGCTTGAAAAACAACGATGGCAGCAGCGATGAGATCAAGGTCGACGGCGTGTTCATCGCCATTGGCCACACGCCGAACACTTCGCTGTTCGAAGGCCAGCTGACCCTCAAGGACGGCTACCTGGTCGTCAACGGTGGCCGTGAAGGCAACGCCACTGCCACCAATGTCGAGGGCGTATTCGCCGCTGGCGACGTGGCTGACCACGTTTACCGCCAGGCAATCACCTCGGCCGGTGCCGGCTGCATGGCGGCACTGGATGTCGAGCGCTACCTGGACGGTCTGGCTAACGCCTCGTTCTGA
- the cysZ gene encoding sulfate transporter CysZ, producing MQAPVLSGPQYLREGLKLVLSPNLRMFVLLPLAINLLLFGGLIYFAGHEFSLWLDALMPTLPSWLSFLSYILWPLFVALLVLMVFFTFTLVANVIAAPFNGFLAEKVEVVVRGKDPFPAFSWGELVAMVPRTFGREMRKLAYFLPRAIGLFILSLIPVVNVVAAPLWLIFGVWMMAIQYIDYPADNNKMSWQDMLAWLRSKRWQSLGFGGITYLALLIPGVNVLMMPAAVAGATLFWVRERD from the coding sequence ATGCAAGCCCCTGTCCTGTCCGGCCCCCAGTATCTTCGCGAAGGCCTGAAACTGGTGCTGAGCCCCAACCTGCGGATGTTCGTGCTGCTGCCGCTGGCCATCAACCTGCTGCTGTTCGGTGGCCTGATCTATTTCGCCGGGCACGAATTCAGCCTGTGGCTCGATGCGCTGATGCCGACGCTGCCAAGTTGGCTGAGCTTCCTTTCCTACATTCTCTGGCCACTGTTCGTCGCCTTGTTGGTACTGATGGTGTTCTTCACCTTCACCTTGGTGGCCAACGTCATCGCCGCGCCGTTCAACGGCTTTCTCGCCGAAAAGGTCGAAGTAGTGGTACGTGGCAAAGACCCGTTCCCGGCGTTCAGTTGGGGTGAGCTGGTAGCCATGGTGCCGCGCACCTTTGGCCGCGAAATGCGCAAGCTGGCTTACTTTCTGCCGCGGGCGATCGGCCTGTTCATCTTGTCGCTGATCCCGGTGGTCAATGTGGTGGCCGCACCCCTGTGGCTGATCTTCGGCGTATGGATGATGGCCATCCAGTACATCGACTACCCGGCAGACAACAACAAAATGAGCTGGCAGGACATGCTCGCCTGGCTGCGCAGCAAGCGCTGGCAGTCGCTGGGTTTTGGCGGCATCACTTACCTGGCCCTGCTGATACCAGGGGTAAACGTGCTGATGATGCCAGCGGCGGTGGCTGGGGCTACATTGTTCTGGGTGCGTGAGCGGGACTGA
- a CDS encoding alpha/beta hydrolase, whose protein sequence is MHRRDFFTKTAAVLLALRLGSGHTATLPVQSETLTLWPGAAPGADGPTGAEHLSAKGALTNIAVPSLRVFKPQRPNGRAVLVAGGGGYKRIEMASEAWPAAQWLVSLGYTAYVLSYRLPAEGWQQGAMAPLQDAQRALRIIRSREQHVQVLGFSAGGHLMGMAATRADFQSYPAVDHLDHAPAYADRAALIYPVITLEAPYSHTSTHKVLVGAHASPAENARWSVERYVTAHTPPMFLVQAEDDPIADPHNTLIMAAACEAAHVPVQRYLYASGGHGFGMGRPGTPTMQWPERYRQWLMT, encoded by the coding sequence ATGCATCGTCGAGATTTTTTCACAAAGACTGCCGCAGTATTGCTTGCGCTGCGCCTGGGCAGCGGGCATACGGCAACGCTGCCAGTGCAGAGCGAGACGCTCACGCTGTGGCCAGGCGCAGCGCCGGGCGCCGATGGGCCAACCGGTGCCGAGCATTTGTCGGCAAAGGGGGCATTGACCAATATTGCAGTGCCTTCGCTGCGGGTTTTCAAACCCCAGCGTCCCAATGGGCGGGCTGTGCTGGTGGCAGGCGGCGGTGGCTACAAACGGATCGAGATGGCCAGCGAAGCATGGCCTGCCGCCCAGTGGCTAGTGAGCCTGGGGTACACGGCCTACGTGTTGAGCTACCGGCTGCCTGCCGAGGGCTGGCAGCAGGGCGCGATGGCGCCCTTGCAGGACGCGCAACGTGCCCTGCGTATCATTCGTAGCCGAGAACAGCATGTGCAGGTATTAGGCTTCTCAGCGGGTGGGCATCTGATGGGCATGGCGGCAACACGCGCCGACTTTCAGTCCTATCCTGCCGTCGACCACCTTGACCATGCGCCTGCTTATGCTGATCGGGCAGCATTGATTTACCCAGTCATTACGCTTGAAGCGCCCTACTCCCACACCTCGACCCACAAGGTACTGGTAGGCGCCCACGCCAGCCCGGCCGAGAATGCCCGATGGTCGGTTGAGCGTTACGTAACAGCGCACACGCCCCCGATGTTTCTGGTGCAGGCCGAGGATGATCCCATAGCCGATCCGCACAACACGCTCATCATGGCGGCGGCCTGCGAGGCCGCTCATGTGCCGGTGCAGAGGTATCTGTACGCCAGCGGTGGCCATGGTTTCGGTATGGGTAGGCCGGGCACGCCAACCATGCAGTGGCCCGAGCGGTACAGGCAGTGGCTGATGACCTGA